agttgaggggctggagggatgTACCTCACAGGAATGGGATGGGGTAGAGTTGGAGGGAATAGAACAGGGGACCAAGGTgttggggagaggagggagagtcCCCCCACCTCTCACTGGGACTGCAAGGAGAAGGCCAGCTTGACACAGGCCAGCTCCTCCCCACCATTGCTGACAGCCGCCCGCACACGGTAGTTGCCGTTGGTCATCCAGGAGGGCAGCTCCACCTCAGGCAGGTCAAAGTCGCTGGCTGGCAGGGAGTAGGAGCCCTGTGGAGAAAGGGAACTTGTAGGCAGAAGCCTCCAGCCTCACACTGAGGGGCATGGAGGCacgcagcagtgctgctggcatcaGCCCCGCTGGGGGTTCCAGGCATACCGCTTTGAAAGGACAGTGGCAGGGGATGCCATAGGTGagcaggggctctgggcaggtggtgccaggtgggatgaggttGTCGAGGATGGTGCAGACATCATTGTAggtgcagctgcccagctggtCGATGCAGGGCAGCTGGATCCAGAGGTCACCCAGTGCTTtctccaccaccagcaccacctgGAAGGAAAGTGGTTGGCACCAGTACGGCCAGCACAGGTACCCACAGCTCCTCCACACtgtcctgcttctcctcccagccATCTCCCTCTGCCTGTGCAGTTCCTTGGGGTATCCATGGGGCCACCACATGCCATCCCACCTCCCCCTCCTGCTCTTGCTTCCTCTCTGTctgcagctttctcttccttcaaCCTCAGCTTGGCCCCTTGAGCAAACACCACCCAGCACCCCACACATCTGCTCCTTCCCCTATCCTCAAAGCCCCAGCCTCAAACAGGAACCATGGCAGTGCTCAAGACAGCCCCTGCACCTTGGGCAGAGAGACACAATCTGTCTCATTGCAAGATGTCCCCAAAAagtggcacagggcagccagGCCAAGCCAGGACACCCACAGAAGTGCTGTGGCATGTCCTTGGAGGGACCAGCTGGGTCTGGCCACTGAAAAATGAGTGCTGCAGTGACTGCTGGGAGCACTCGGGACACTTGGGGTTTCAGTTCCTTCTCCAAGCCATTACATCCACAGGACATGACACACATCAGGTGGTTTCTCCCACTGGGTCGACGTTAGAAGCTTCCCACTGGGCTGTCTGCTCCCACCACAGGTCTCCCTGTGCCCAAAACCCCATTGTGGCTCACAGAAGTGAGTGTGCTgagccctgcactgctctgtgacTCATTCCCCCAAAGGCTGCTCATTCCCATCCCCACTGCTGTGCAATTCCCAGCTGCTGGTGGTTTCGAGAGGTGCTGCTCTCCCTTATCCCACAGAGGCACCTCCAGCTCATACCTTCAGAGGTGAGGCCAtggtcttgctgctgctgacagctgcacTGATGCGCAGGCTCCCTGGAATGCTGATGGGGTCAGGTGCcacagagaggctctgcagcaccaCGGGGTTCTTTTTGTCACCACAGTTCTCCCAGGCAAAGCCACCAACCTGCAGCATCAAGGGATGGGAGCAGTGAGAGCCAGGGCAAGCCTTGCCCTGGGTTTGCAGGTTTCCCCAGTGTTGGACTCTCACCCCAAAATCTGCTCACAAGCACAGCCAGAAAACGACTTTCATCCTCCTTGCAAACACTGACAGCTTTCTGAGCCTCAGGGCACCACAGAAACTCTCCATCAGCCCTGCCATGCAAGTACTTTACATCTAAAGAAGGTTCCCAGGCTGCAAGTTCCAAACTTgcctcagctcagcctctgaaCCAAGGCAAGAAGGATCCTTCACACCAGCACCAATGGCACCCATCAAGGTGTATGAGAGCAAAGCAAGGACTAGGGCAGGGTGGCAGTGGCTGCTCTAGCCCAAGGGATGttgtgtcctggcacagctgtggggCTGCCTCAGTCTTCCAGACTGGCCAggaccagcctggctgctgcaaggCCTCATTCACCATCCAGCCACCTGGTCTCatgcaggaggaggaactgcactcactcattgcatttcacatgAGCCAAGCTTCCCCACCACCTGATAAATCCCCAGGGGCCTGGTCCTGAGCTGGTTCAGCAAAAAGGAGCCAGGGAAGCAGTGCTGTCTCGTGGGGTACCTAACAGCCACACACAAGGGGTGCCAGCATTCACGTCTGGGCTGAGAACCACACTGGCTTAGTTTCCCTGCCTATTCCGAGTCCCACCAGCTTCCCCAGCCACCATCAGCAAAGCCATGGACTAGCCCATCCCAAGTGCAAAGGCAGGGGGATGTGGGCACTTGCCTGCAATACCCACCTCTGaacctgctgcaaagcagcgGTGAGCGccaagccccagcttcctccccAAGCAGGTTCCAGCCTAATTGCAAGTCTCTTCCTGGCAGGAGGACACCTTGGCCGTGCACCCTGAACAGGTCTGGCCAAGGAAGCCCATGTCCCCGTGCCACAGGCTCTCCTGgcctgctcagcagccccagaacCGGTGGAAGCTGTATTACCTGGTGCCAGGGGGCACCGCAGCCTGTCCTGCCATCCCACTCACCAGCTGCGAGCAGCCCGAGGCAGGACGTGGGGCtcagggcaagccagggcaaGGGGCGGGCTGCACCCTGACATTTAGCAAGAGCTGGGAGCTCCTCACCAGTGAGTCTGCAGGCAAAGAGGCTCCACGGCAGCTACACGCCAGCGTGGGGGTCCACATGGCCGTGCCACAGCCCCTGTGcttcctgcagagcctccctcctgcctccccacCCCTTCAGCTTTGGGTCACTCACTACATGAAGGACCCTGAGttgctggagtatgtccagagaagggcaaagctggtgaggggcctggagaagccttatgaggagcaactgagggaactgggatttaggctggagaagaggaggctgaagcaagacctcattgctctctacagctccctgaaaggagactgggggtcagactcttctcacCCAGTACCAGGTGCTCAAACAAGAGCAAATGGTGTGGAACTGTTagcagggaggtttagattcgATATCAGGAAGGATTTctgcactgaaagagtggtcaggcattggaacaggttgcccaggcaggtacCAGTCACCGACCCTGTAGGTGTCGAGGAAGcatgtggacgtggcacttcgGGGCATAAGACCGCCGGCCAGGGTGTCCTTAGGTTAACAGCTGCCCTCGACAATCTCAGAGGTatctcccaacccaaacaattctgtgatttgatcaTTCCGTGAGCATCAACCTTCCCGGAAAATAGTGACCGAGCTCTTTCCCCCGCACCCCGTGAGAGTCACGTATCTtcatcagcctgtgcccatcagcccagcccagcgCTGCGTGGGAACCAGGAGGCAGCCGCCGGAGCTGgaaagggctgaggagcaggagggatGAGCagggctagggctggctgctgggagcctaCGGGGAAAGCTCAGCCAGAGGAGGGGAGGCCGCCAGGCTGTCTGGTTCAGCAAGGTTTGCCAAAATGCGGTTCCCTCCTGCTCCGAGGCTGAATTCCAACCCGCAGCCGGGTCTGTGAGACCCCAGTGACCCCCACCCGGCCGCAGCCACGCACCCAGACCCTTCTGCGTCAGAAAACACTTCTGCCCCTTGCAGAACCCAGCAGGATGGCGACAGCTTTCCCACCCTGAAAGCCTCCCTCCGCCGAGCTCCCAGAGCCCCTCAGGCAGCGCCCCCCAGGCCCAAGGCGGAGCAGGGTGGAGGGGCTCGGGGAGAGGGTCTCACCTTGCGCAGGCTCCGGGAGCGGCTccgctccagcagcagctgcgggCCGGAGGCTGCGAGCACGGCCGGGCAGAGCTGCAGCGCGCAGAGCGCCAGCGCCAGCCCCGCTCCCACCATCGCTGCGGACGGAGCAGCCGGAGCTAGGCACAGCGCCGGGGCGGCCGGAGGGGAAGCGCACcgagggggaggagaaaagcGAGAGACGAGGCCGACGGGGGCGGGCGGAGAGGCAGCGCCGGGTGCGGAGCGGGGCTGGTCCGGAACGCAGCCCCGGGACTGGCGGCGAGGCTGGGAGGGTGCGAGTGCAGCCTGCGAGCTCCGGCCCAGGCCCgattcccctccctcccctcacaGATTTCTTCCCCTGCCTCTTTTTAAtattccttctctcctccccgGTTTTGCCGTCAAGCACAGGACTGGAATCGCAGGGATGCTGGGACGGGAAGCGGCGCTTCCCCAGGCACGCAGCAATTCACTCTCTGCTGACAGCGAGAGGCAGCCACACCACCCAGATTCGCTGGGTGAGACCAGATTGTCTCCCCAGtgacccccacccccacacacacagctgcacctCACCCATTGACCGAGACATCTTGCACCCCTTTGCACAGTATCCACCTCGGTCTGGCACCCAGGACCATCCCTCAACCTCACAAAAGGAGCAGAAAGAATCTGAGCCCCAAACCTGATGtgctgcagggggtgggggaCATCCTGGCATTGCGTAGCCATGCAATGTGGACAGTTTGCCACAGCACCCCACTAGCCACCATCTACCTACCCAAAATTTCTGATTTAACACCTCCTTCTTCCACCCTTCCCCCTTCAGGTGCTCCTTTTCCAGCCAGAGATGCCTTGAGCCCCAAATCGTGCTGGAATGGCCCCACCACCACAGACAGCACAGGAGCATGACTTTTCCCATACACGTTGGTGAAGAGAATTTTTCCCTTTGGAaagctggaagggacagagCCAGCTGAGCAAAAGAAATCACAGCATGAGTAGGAGACACTTGTAGGATCTTTCCccacaggcagctcagctcttcTTGCATGCTGGCCAGCCTTCCCATattgctgctggccctgggaaGGCTTTCCTGGCctgtccaaacccctgcctcAGCTCTATTTTTAGCCTTTCATCCTTATTTAGCAGCAAGGCCAGCCAGAGCCTGCGTgcagggcacaggagcaggcagaggccgTGACGgatgctgctgcccaccccatGCCCGCAGTGACAACTGCATTGCTGATCCACCGCAAAGGCTTAATGCTGAGGAATAAATAGTcctgctccccccaccccacccaggAGTGGGGCAGAAAGTTATCCCCCCAGGGATTAGTTTCCACTTTGCGGCCCTGGAGGCAGCCAGGGGACAGGGATATGTGGGGAGGGTCACAGACATGGCCAGAGCATCATCATGTTGGGAGCAGAGCCCCTTGTCTTGAGCCCTCAGCTACTTCTCACCACTAGCACGGGTGAAGGTTTCACTCTCTCATTCTCCCATTCCCATCCTTTCACCATTCCATTTTGCCATGGGAAAAAACAAAGAATAAAGGACTCTGAGGACAGGTTAATCCACATCTTTTTTTGCTTAGTGATACACAAGCAGGGGCAGGACTTAAGAGAAATTGCTGCTCTACCTCAAGGCAGAAGCAATGTGTGACCTAAGAGTCACCACCAAAGGACTCTGCAGCCGTTTTTCTGGGGCTCCAACACAGGCAAGATCCTCTGCAGTTCAAAGTTTGCTGAGCTACCTCACCCATGCAAAGCCCAAGTCAACAAGATCTCAGCAGATCTGCCTAATGTCTTCGACTTGCATtgaagcagagctgccagcacaaaCGGGTGACAGCATTAATGACTTCATTAAGTCAGTCATTCACTCTCCCCACTGCCTAGACCCACCAGGCCAGCTCACTGTCCAAAAGCTTTCTGGCaacatttcccctccccctccttttgaCTGAatttctgaaaacaaaaggggaaaaaatattatGAATGACCCCATCTGTGCTCACAGGACCACCCTGCACATAGAACATGTAGGGCTGGATCCCAGATGGATAACCCATGCCTTGTACCCACCCTTGTCCTGCCCAGTCCTTACCAGCtggaactggagacagagctGAGACACTTTAACAGCTTGCATAAATACTTCTCTTATCCACAAGCTTTGGCAAACACTTTAAATGACCATCGGTACAAATTAACTCACCATTCAGCCAGCTGTTATCCCATTTAGGGCAACGAGGCTGAGCCTGAGATAAACCTCCCCGGGCTCACTTTGCTAGGCAAAACTTTTTGAGATGTCTCCAGGCACTCTCATTCCTGGAGAGAGATTGTGATAACCCCAAAAAAGACATAGGGGCAAAGGTCAGCATGTGCTGAAGCTGTCCCAGGTGGGTCTGCCCCACAGTGTCTCTGCCTTCCTGTCTCTCCACGGGCAAAAATCCCCTCACTGCCACGGTTCCTTTTCTCACCAGCTCTCTGAGAGCAGcttctggcagcacagccctgcataTTCTCCAGGCTTCCACGGTTATAGAGAGGAGGATGACTTGCAGCAGCCATGAATCCCACTCGTATACCATGATGTAAGTCCCTGCATTGCTTGaaagcagctgggcagagaagTTTCTGCCTGTTGAAGTGCTGCCCTGCACAGAGAGCAAGTTGTTAGTGTATTGGGGCAGAGGAAGATGAAGCCAGGCTTGAGATGGCAGATCTCTCCAGCTGGGACACATCCCACACAGCCCACACAAGAAGACTGCAGAAACAGAGAAATTGCTAAAATCCAGCTAAAAGGAGAGGCTTTGgggggcagcacaggcaggcctTCTGGCAGGCTGAAAGAAGTAAAGTGCTCCAAGTCAGTGATTTGTAGAAGAGCAGAGTTGTAGCGGCCACGGCACAGAGtgtggagctggggagcaggctgctggggctaGCCTGGCCCCCcagtcccagctctgcctttctgGCGTGATGCTTCAGCCTGAAGCCTGCTTTTTCTCCACCTTATCAAGAGAAACTCTACCCAGGGCCAGCTCTGTGGCACAGGGACGTCCTCATGCACCCCCTCTGTGCCCCACAGTTAAACCCAGAAACTGCCACAAGCAGACGTGAACTGCTGGACCTCCGTGCACCAGCAAGACGTGACGGCAGCTGGACGggctcctcctcagctgcccACGCAGTTGTTTCTGTTCATAACCACAGCCCCAACGATGCAAATTCTGTCTAGAAATAGGCATTGTGCTTTTGTGCTTGCCCCTTCAGTCTCCAGGGTCTGGACCAGGATTTTGAATTAACCCTGGCGAAGGTGGAGACCAGCACCTTGCACTAACAGAGCTTTTTATCCTACGAACGATCTACTCAGCCCAAATAAGTACTCTcaggctgggaaggagattTGCCTCGCGTATGAAGTGCACGATAAGAACAGAGACGCTCTCAGTGGCtcctgagcagccaggaagCTGCTGTGACTCACAAAATGTCAACCCAAGTTAAGCAGCACCTAGATGCAGGCAACTGGTCCCGCCAGTCTCCGGGGAGACCTGGGGCAGCCACGGGCCTGccccttttcctccccaccctcctAGCCGAGTAGTGTTTCACAATCCCCCTTTGGTTCCAGGGTTAGCAgggcaggaaagaaaaacaccTCCATGGGGCGACGATGTAGCTCTGCTCCCTTAGCAAGCAGGCAGACAGTGCCAGTGGTGGCAAAACACCAGCGAGCTGGCAGCCCCCAAGCCGCGGGCTGCGTGGACTTCCCCCAGGGGATGTTTGGAAGCTGTCAGGATAGAAAAGCTGTTGGCAAAACCTGGCAGTGTGTCCTATACGGGGCACAGCCTCGTGATGGGGTTGAAGCAGTgttttgggcagggctgggtggcagaggctggTTTGTCAGCTCAGGATTCGCGTTCATTTAGAGAAGTTTGCTGTCTCTCGGCGCTTGCAAACAGCATTAaaggcagagcactgctgggagGAGCCTGCCTTTCCGCCACGGTTTTCAGACGGGGCGCTCTCAAATACACGTGTTTCCCTGCCTCTTTGAGACCCATTTGTAAAGCGCAGGCTTTCGTCTTGGAAAAAGGCTCCCCcgcctccaggctcagcagtttGGATGTTTGGCATGCTTAagaggggagctgctgggagttgCAGTCCCCCAGGCAGTATGGACCACGCTGAAAGCCCCCTCCAGCAAGGGTAGCtacccccagagcagagctgctgccggAGGAAAACACTCCACAGCCACTGCCTGTACACAGCTACCCCAGCGCAAGCTGAGACTTCATGGGATGATGGGAAAAGCTGGGATGGATCTTGCTCTCAGCCCTcacatctcttctcccagggggGCTAGGGTGAGTTCACCACTGGAAGCACCCCCCACcgaggctctgctccagctgtacCCCAACCTTAGTGCAGGGGTCCGTCTTCCACTTTCCCCCGACCCAGGACTGGAGCATCCTCTGTCTGTCCCCCCCCAGGGAAAGAACATTCCCTGGGCGGGGGGCGTCATAAAATCCTAGAACGCACTGAGCTACCCTAGGGTCCCGCTACCCTGCTTGGGGGGAAGCAGCCTGCACCCAGGGCGGGGATATCGTGGGGTGGAAGGGCCTCAGCTCCGGAGCACCCCctccagaggctgagggccGGCCCCGGGGGCGGGCGGGCTGCGGCCGGGGGCCCTGCCCGCGGCGCGGGGGTGCAGAGCACCCTCTCCCGGCGCTGCCTGCGAGCAGCTGCGggaactttttttctttaattattttttttcaaatatttttttcccctgccggccagctgaggcagctcgtcccgtcccgtcccgtcccgtccctcCGGAGGATGCAGCGCTCCGCGCCCCGCGGCTGAGCGGGCTCCGGCTGGGCTCCCATGGGCTGCACCGGCAGCGCCCTGCGCTGCTGCCCCACCGGCGGCAAGGTAACGGCTGCGGGGGcttgctgggctgggcttgggctgggttTGGGCTGGGCTTGGGCTGGGCTTGGCGTGGGGGGGGAGTCGCGATTCGTGTGGGGTCGGGGTTTGCCTGGAGTTGGGGTTCACGCCATGGAGTAGGCGTGCTGGGGGCACCCGCTGTGGGTCTCCCTCGCCACCCGCACTCcccagagcagtgaggctgggaagCGTGGCTGTTCCCCGCTGCCTGGGACGCCGCTGGTACGGTGGGGAAGATAGCACCAGGCAAAGTAGAATTTGGGAGCCACCTGCCCTCCTCCACCCTCCTGCACCCCTCTAGGTTCTCTCCGCACACCATGGGGGGTCCCTATACAAAACGGGGTGCAGTATCTGGGGTGACAATGCCTGCTGCAAATGCCGTTCCCTTGTAGGACAGGACTGGGTTCCCCCGGCTAGACCTCTGCCATCCTCGCACAgcatcctcccttgtcctagaAGTTGGGTCCCCCCAGTGCAGAAGGTGACACTTCCGCGGGGGAACAGCGAGTCCCCAGCAAATCCTGGCGCGCTGCTCCGCGCCGAAGAGCCCTTCCGCGGCTTGAGGGCTAGAAATTATCTGCTGCTGATTACTGTTATTTTCCGACGTGCTCCTGCCGCCTTATCACCCTGCCGTGGCCTCTGGAATTGTTTGTGGAGTCGAGTGTGCTGGGCACACTGGTGTCAAGGGGGTTGTGGTGGCTGGAGGGTAGCAGGGAGGCAAGGCAGAGAGGCCCCACGGTGCTGGCTTGTGCCCCTACACGGGTGGCCCTTGGCGGAGGCAGCTGCGAGAGCTCGGCCGCCCAGCACCAGGCGGCTGaagcacagcctcagggctggCATGTGTGGGGGGAGCAGGCTCAGCCCCGGAGCCAGCAAGTGCCTTTATTTACAGCCCTTGCAGGCTTGGCTGCTCCTCGgtaccacaggaaaaaaacctacCCTGTGTCTTAGGATCTGACATTTCTGGGCTGGTTCAGGGCTCTGCGAGCTTGCAAGAAGGGACCTGGGACAGGGGGCCAGAGCAGCCCCCGGGCCTCAGGTGCCGACAGAGGCAGTTAGCTGAAACACGGAAACTGAAGTCAGTCATCTACCCCCTGGCACCTCCCTTCCTCTGCTTGCCCGCTCTTGAGCTCTTCTCAGCCCTACCATGCTGCTCACCACGGTTTGTGTCCCCCCCACCCTCcaaccagccctgctgctgtgactAAACTCGATCCCAAAAGCAGCCCTGAAAGTCCCCTTTATGGCAAAGAGGGGTAAGGGTGGGCAtcgggctgctcctgctgacttgTGTCCAGGGTACCAGAAGGTGGGATGGGAGAcatctgccctggctgctgatgGGTGGACTTGTAGGGCTGGTCCTTTGGGGTTCCCTGGTGATGGGGGAGCCCT
The window above is part of the Pogoniulus pusillus isolate bPogPus1 chromosome 22, bPogPus1.pri, whole genome shotgun sequence genome. Proteins encoded here:
- the GM2A gene encoding ganglioside GM2 activator — encoded protein: MVGAGLALALCALQLCPAVLAASGPQLLLERSRSRSLRKVGGFAWENCGDKKNPVVLQSLSVAPDPISIPGSLRISAAVSSSKTMASPLKVVLVVEKALGDLWIQLPCIDQLGSCTYNDVCTILDNLIPPGTTCPEPLLTYGIPCHCPFKAGSYSLPASDFDLPEVELPSWMTNGNYRVRAAVSNGGEELACVKLAFSLQSQ